One window of Cydia pomonella isolate Wapato2018A chromosome 7, ilCydPomo1, whole genome shotgun sequence genomic DNA carries:
- the LOC133519532 gene encoding uncharacterized protein LOC133519532, producing the protein MDDLLLRRLRLINDKLTTDIEVIPVTINSENLGQAQITYSKLDASLKRLDNDLMEYFRLASTPASDEICLLSGLQLHTEETLAELKVKIDQITLKGNATEKPPEANASCRLPKLQLPVYSGDVLFWCEFWDSFKSNIDSRNLPDVDKLSYLKASVTGDAKKAIDGLSTTNANYRIAISILKERFGKTSHLIDAHYATLYKVKMAKSTAEDCRKTFNEVERNLKILESLGENINHNHLRFMLLEKFPPDLVYEIKLKVNDDSIQEIRNQLDRIITAKEDAERISGRKRTHEAEDSTVGTLHINVKRARSAYQPKQQQGPPKKQNPQGGFDRRPERKNKFDSINKPNKWNRPKQTPTSNKDQPEPQQGSPKGRTAWTCIFCKGDHYNDKCSEATTLAERKKRLGKKCFMCLKLGHFIEDCKNKRKCSICCSETPHNRALCHLNFQKNTAMKKQS; encoded by the coding sequence ATGGACGATTTGCTTTTAAGAAGGCTTAGGCTCATTAACGACAAACTCACCACAGACATAGAAGTTATTCCTGTTACCATTAATTCAGAGAACTTAGGGCAGGCTCAAATTACTTACAGTAAATTAGATGCATCTCTGAAAAGACTTGACAACGACTTGATGGAGTACTTTCGCTTGGCTTCGACACCTGCTTCTGATGAAATATGTTTACTGAGTGGATTGCAACTTCACACAGAGGAGACTTTGGCTGAACTTAAAGTGAAGATCGACCAAATAACTTTGAAAGGCAACGCTACAGAGAAACCTCCGGAAGCGAATGCCTCATGCCGACTCCCTAAACTTCAGCTGCCGGTGTATAGTGGAGATGTGCTCTTTTGGTGTGAGTTCTGGGACTCCTTCAAGAGCAACATTGATTCAAGAAATCTGCCTGATGTTGACAAGCTCTCCTATCTTAAAGCCTCGGTGACGGGAGATGCCAAGAAAGCCATAGATGGTCTGTCTACTACTAATGCTAATTATAGAATAGCCATATCAATCCTGAAGGAGCGTTTCGGCAAGACCTCTCATCTCATTGACGCGCATTATGCAACACTATATAAGGTTAAGATGGCCAAAAGCACCGCTGAAGACTGTAGAAAGACATTCAACGAAGTTGAACGAAATCTCAAAATTTTGGAATCATTAGGTGAAAACATCAATCACAATCATCTTCGTTTTATGTTGCTGGAAAAATTTCCACCCGATCTAGTTTACGAAATTAAGCTGAAGGTTAATGATGATTCTATACAAGAAATCAGGAACCAATTAGATAGAATTATTACCGCAAAAGAGGATGCTGAAAGGATTTCAGGAAGAAAACGCACGCATGAAGCAGAAGATAGTACAGTCGGAACTCTACATATAAATGTGAAACGTGCAAGAAGCGCATATCAACCCAAACAGCAGCAAGGTCCCCCTAAGAAACAAAATCCTCAAGGAGGTTTTGATAGAAGACCGGAAAGGAAGAATAAGTTTGATAGTATTAATAAACCCAATAAATGGAACAGACCAAAACAAACTCCGACTTCTAACAAGGATCAACCAGAACCTCAGCAGGGCTCTCCGAAGGGGAGAACAGCGTGGACATGCATCTTTTGCAAAGGTGATCATTACAATGATAAGTGCTCTGAAGCTACTACCTTAGCAGAAAGAAAGAAACGACTTGGAAAGAAATGCTTCATGTGTTTGAAGTTAGGCCACTTTATAGAAGACTGCAAGAACAAACGTAAGTGTAGCATTTGCTGTAGTGAGACACCGCATAACAGAGCTTTATGCCATTTAAATTTTCAGAAGAATACTGCAATGAAGAAACAGTCCTGA
- the LOC133520175 gene encoding uncharacterized protein LOC133520175, with protein sequence MAFGRLSSLLKRMDQGTLLSYDDTFKQQLDKGIIEVVLASRTSTDNVVHYLPFHGVSHRGKPMRIVYDASSKSSKDTKSLNECLYRGPLMLEDLTGLLIKFRTHQIGLTSDIEKAFLQMALHEKDRDVTRFLWLKDTSKPISQDNLLHLRFCRVPFGVISSPFLLNATIKHHLSSAEHQQVRLKANDIYVDNFVSGSSTTDEAMELYRNLKGSFQDISMSLRDWSSNSREFMKKVSDTCKEDKVKVLGLEWDIKKDTLQLKPNLQEEAVTKRGILKTIASIYDPCGYAVPYTLSSKLFLQGLWKAGVSWDSPLSSELTEEWNVIRQNLEAIREVSVNRCYMKTPVGKGYQLHCFTDASLQAYAASVFLVCGSGKSFIIGKSRLIPSKDQESLKIPRLELLGVLIGSRLIKFVLKFFQQKIARQVLWTDSQIVIEWCKSDKLLPPFVARRIEEIRTNKDLEIRYLPTDLNPADVGTRPTCSREDGEKWLSGPQFIVEDPKTWPTTSGSGPTSSLLTGEGLGIQEDEELMEIDDPDIPNVNPVETEDGTTAKEIINQENGQMPDNKFQKLKEIQSEYFPLEVEGKVTSLSLNLGIFKDIDELLRCKGRMKHTNWSFDKRYPILIPKNSDFTNEIIIKTHQENKHVGVSHTLDKIRETYWIPQGRSQVQRILKKCPECMRHDGGPYRLPETPALPKERVNYSSPFTYVGTDYLGPLLVNNGNGNCKRWISLYTCLAVRAIHLEVVKDLTAEEGLLALRRMISARGVPILITSDNAAHFKLLSEILQNPYCVDKEIKWKFIPQLAPWHGGFYERLVGLVKNCMKKTLQKHLLNDSQLVTVVKEIEAVLNTRPLTYVDSEPDHVLKPSDFLTMGKCIIMETSGKDPTTSQGTVTKDNLIKGWKKAQIILREFKEMFENRYLLNLRERYSHHPKEPRVISKLAPKIGQIVQIKGDTKNRVNWKVGKIVSLRKGADGLCRVATVRVGDTEYTRSIAHLYPLEIEDGEEQCKQTSSYDESAEEPLQLPNLPRSSRRDDMTVDSVNDVAESESLSEQRCTQAVRDKPEEEVQPYASPVEGRSSSQRILEPMYSESNEPKPKSMSEPEPFAVVDLESYEHTKPESHNLEEVTLGNESRPKRAAALRALEKIKEWTSNLVALFLPVLGSVATDAKIRCHNTNSPAATPNSALYVEL encoded by the exons ATGGCTTTTGGTCGCTTATCAAGCTTATTGAAGCGTATGGATCAAGGCACGTTGTTATCATACGATGATACGTTTAAACAACAATTAGATAAGGGTATAATAGAAGTTGTACTTGCTTCAAGAACGTCAACGGATAACGTAGTTCACTACCTACCCTTCCATGGAGTAAGCCATCGAGGGAAACCTATGAGAATAGTTTATGATGCTAGCTCCAAGAGCAGCAAAGACACCAAGAGTCTGAACGAATGTTTATACAGAGGACCACTCATGTTAGAAGACCTCACAGGTTTACTCataaaatttagaactcatCAGATAGGACTAACCTCAGATATTGAAAAGGCGTTCTTACAGATGGCGTTACACGAAAAGGATCGTGACGTAACCAGGTTCCTGTGGCTCAAAGATACCTCTAAACCGATATCTCAAGACAACCTATTACACCTTAGGTTTTGTAGAGTTCCATTTGGCGTCATTTCGTCACCGTTTTTGCTTAATGCAACAATCAAACACCACCTGTCTAGTGCGGAACATCAACAAGTCAGACTAAAAGCAAATGACATATATGTGGACAACTTTGTTTCGGGTTCCAGCACTACAGATGAAGCGATGGAGCTCTACAGAAATCTAAAAGGATCTTTTCAAGATATTTCAATGTCACTCAGGGATTGGAGCTCAAATTCTCGAGAATTTATGAAGAAAGTTTCTGATACATGTAAAGAAGATAAAGTAAAGGTACTTGGTTTAGAATGGGACATTAAGAAAGATACTCTTCAGTTAAAACCTAACTTGCAAGAGGAAGCAGTCACAAAAAGAGGAATACTGAAGACTATTGCATCAATCTATGATCCATGTGGTTATGCCGTGCCCTATACTCTATCATCTAAACTCTTTCTACAAGGACTCTGGAAGGCTGGAGTGTCGTGGGACTCGCCATTGTCAAGCGAACTAACAGAAGAGTGGAACGTCATCAGACAGAACTTAGAAGCCATTAGGGAAGTGTCAGTGAACAGATGCTACATGAAGACACCAGTGGGAAAAGGCTACCAACTACACTGTTTCACTGACGCCTCCCTACAGGCTTATGCAGCATCAGTCTTTTTAGTTTGCGGCTCGGGGAAAAGCTTCATCATTGGTAAATCCCGTTTAATACCAAGTAAAGATCAGGAGAGTCTCAAGATACCCCGTCTTGAACTATTAGGAGTACTGATTGGCAGTAGATTGATAAAGTTCGTTCTTAAATTCTTCCAGCAGAAGATAGCAAGGCAAGTCTTATGGACCGACAGCCAGATAGTCATAGAATGGTGTAAATCTGACAAACTATTACCACCTTTCGTTGCCAGGAGGATAGAAGAGATCAGAACAAATAAAGATCTGGAAATCAGATACCTTCCAACAGACCTAAATCCAGCAGACGTAGGCACCAGACCCACCTGTTCGAGAGAGGACGGGGAGAAATGGCTGAGTGGTCCACAATTTATAGTAGAAGATCCGAAGACGTGGCCAACTACATCCGGCAGTGGACCCACCAGTTCTCTCTTGACTGGGGAGGGTCTTGGGATCCAAGAAGATGAAGAACTGATGGAAATAGATGATCCAGATATACCTAATGTTAACCCGGTGGAAACGGAAGATGGCACAACTGCAAAAGAGATAATAAATCAAGAGAATGGTCAGATGCCAGACAATAAGTTTCAAAAATTGAAAGAAATTCAATCAGAGTATTTTCCTCTAGAAGTAGAGGGAAAAGtaactagtttaagtttgaatttAGGCATATTTAAAGATATAGATGAGTTACTGAGGTGCAAAGGTCGTATGAAACACACAAACTGGTCATTTGACAAACGCTATCCTATACTTATTCCAAAAAATTCAGATTTCACCAacgaaattataataaagactcatcaagaaaataaacatgttGGAGTGAGTCACACGTTAGACAAGATAAGGGAAACATACTGGATTCCACAAGGAAGAAGCCAAGTTCAAAGGATCCTGAAGAAATGCCCTGAATGTATGAGACATGACGGAGGGCCATATAGACTACCGGAAACTCCTGCTTTACCGAAAGAGAGAGTCAACTATAGTTCTCCATTTACATACGTTGGTACCGACTACCTGGGACCACTTCTAGTTAACAATGGGAATGGCAATTGCAAAAGGTGGATTAGCCTATATACATGTTTGGCTGTAAGAGCCATTCACCTAGAAGTTGTAAAGGACCTAACAGCGGAAGAAGGTTTATTGGCCTTACGCAGGATGATTTCAGCAAGAGGAGTGCCTATCTTGATAACGTCTGACAACGCAGCTCACTTTAAGTTACTCTCGGAGATTCTTCAGAATCCATACTGCgtagataaagaaataaaatggaaatttataCCACAGTTAGCACCATGGCATGGAGGATTCTACGAGAGATTAGTCGGATTGGTTAAGAACTGTATGAAGAAAACTTTACAGAAACATTTATTGAATGACAGCCAGCTGGTTACAGTGGTTAAAGAAATAGAAGCGGTTCTTAACACAAGACCTTTAACTTACGTGGACTCGGAGCCTGATCATGTATTAAAACCTTCAGATTTTCTTACCATGGGAAAATGTATCATTATGGAAACGTCAGGAAAGGATCCTACTACGTCACAAGGAACGGTGACTaaagacaatttaattaaaGGTTGGAAGAAAGCACAGATAATTCTAAGAGAATTTAAAGAGATGTTCGAGAACCGGTATCTCCTAAATTTGAGAGAAAGATATTCCCACCATCCTAAAGAACCTAGGGTAATATCCAAGTTGGCTCCAAAGATAGGTCAAATCGTGCAGATCAAAGGTGACACGAAGAACAGAGTCAATTGGAAAGTTGGGAAAATAGTATCTTTAAGAAAAGGCGCCGACGGTTTATGTAGGGTTGCCACGGTACGAGTAGGAGATACAGAGTATACAAGATCTATCGCGCATCTCTACCCGTTAGAGATCGAAGATGGAGAAGAACAGTGTAAACAAACATCATCTTACGACGAAAGCGCAGAAGAACCTCTGCAACTTCCTAATCTACCCCGTTCGTCACGCAGAGATGACATGACGGTGGATTCCGTCAACGATGTTGCCGAATCCGAGTCTCTTTCTGAGCAAAGATGCACGCAAGCAGTCAGAGATAAGCCAGAAGAAGAAGTACAACCTTATGCCTCGCCAGTAGAGGGAAGGAGTTCCTCTCAACGAATCCTAGAGCCTATGTATAGTGAGTCAAACGAGCCTAAGCCTAAGTCTATGTCCGAACCAGAACCGTTCGCGGTCGTCGACCTCGAATCTTACGAGCACACTAAGCCAGAATCACACAACCTGGAGGAGGTTACGCTAGGCAACGAGTCAAGACCTAAGAGAGCCGCAGCTCTTCGAGCCCTTGAGAAGATCAAAGAATGGACCAGTAATCTAGTCGCCCTATTCCTGCCTGTGTTGGGGAGTGTCGCGACGGACGCGAAAATCCGATGCCACAATACTAATTCACCTGCGGCAACACCGAACAGCGCCCTCTATGTGGAACTGTG A